The following are from one region of the Escherichia sp. E4742 genome:
- the eutS gene encoding ethanolamine utilization microcompartment protein EutS, producing the protein MDKERIIQEFVPGKQVTLAHLIAHPGEELAKKIGVPDAGAIGIMTLTPGETAMIAGDLALKAADVHIGFLDRFSGALVIYGSVGAVEEALSQTVSGLGRLLNYTLCEMTKS; encoded by the coding sequence ATGGACAAAGAACGCATCATTCAGGAATTTGTACCCGGGAAACAGGTCACGCTGGCGCATCTGATTGCGCATCCGGGTGAAGAACTGGCGAAGAAAATCGGCGTTCCGGATGCTGGCGCAATTGGCATCATGACGCTAACTCCCGGCGAAACAGCGATGATTGCCGGTGATTTAGCATTAAAAGCTGCCGATGTACATATCGGTTTTCTCGACCGCTTCAGCGGCGCATTGGTGATTTATGGCTCGGTGGGCGCAGTCGAAGAAGCTTTATCACAAACCGTCAGCGGTTTAGGGCGTTTATTAAATTATACGCTGTGTGAAATGACCAAAAGTTAA
- the tkt gene encoding transketolase — protein sequence MSRKDLANAIRALSMDAVQKANSGHPGAPMGMADIAEVLWNDFLKHNPTDPTWYDRDRFILSNGHASMLLYSLLHLTGYDLPLEELKNFRQLHSKTPGHPEIGYTPGVETTTGPLGQGLANAVGLAIAERTLAAQFNQPDHEIVDHFTYVFMGDGCLMEGISHEVCSLAGTLGLGKLIGFYDHNGISIDGETEGWFTDDTAKRFEAYHWHVVHEIDGHDPQAVKEAILEAQSVKDKPSLIICRTVIGFGSPNKAGKEEAHGAPLGEEEVALARQKLGWHHPPFEIPKEIYHAWDAREKGEKAQQSWNEKFAAYKKAHPQLAEEFTRRMSGGLPKDWEKTTQKYINELQANPAKIATRKASQNTLNAYGPMLPELLGGSADLAPSNLTIWKGSVSLKEDLAGNYIHYGVREFGMTAIANGIAHHGGFVPYTATFLMFVEYARNAARMAALMKARQIMVYTHDSIGLGEDGPTHQAVEQLASLRLTPNFSTWRPCDQVEAAVGWKLAVERHNGPTALILSRQNLAQVERTPDQVKEIARGGYVLKDSGGKPDIILIATGSEMEITLQAAEKLAGEGRNVRVVSLPSTDIFDAQDEEYRESVLPSNVAARVAVEAGIADYWYKYVGLKGAIVGMTGYGESAPADKLFPFFGFTAENIVAKAHKVLGVKGA from the coding sequence ATGTCCCGAAAAGACCTTGCCAATGCGATTCGCGCGCTCAGTATGGATGCGGTGCAAAAAGCCAATTCTGGTCATCCCGGCGCGCCGATGGGCATGGCCGATATTGCCGAAGTGCTGTGGAACGACTTTCTCAAACATAACCCCACCGATCCGACCTGGTATGACCGCGACCGCTTTATTCTTTCCAACGGTCACGCCTCGATGTTGCTCTACAGTTTGCTACATCTGACTGGTTATGACCTGCCGCTGGAAGAGCTGAAGAACTTCCGTCAGTTGCATTCGAAAACCCCAGGTCACCCGGAGATTGGCTATACGCCAGGTGTTGAAACCACCACCGGGCCGCTGGGGCAAGGTTTGGCGAACGCGGTTGGACTGGCGATAGCGGAGCGCACGCTGGCAGCGCAGTTTAACCAGCCAGATCATGAGATTGTCGATCACTTCACCTACGTGTTTATGGGCGACGGCTGTCTGATGGAAGGCATCTCTCATGAAGTCTGTTCGCTGGCAGGAACGTTGGGACTCGGCAAGTTGATTGGCTTTTACGATCACAACGGTATTTCGATTGATGGTGAAACCGAAGGCTGGTTTACCGACGATACGGCAAAACGGTTTGAAGCCTACCACTGGCATGTTGTCCACGAGATCGACGGCCACGATCCGCAGGCGGTTAAGGAAGCGATCCTTGAAGCACAAAGCGTGAAAGATAAACCATCGCTGATTATCTGCCGCACGGTGATTGGCTTTGGTTCGCCTAACAAAGCGGGTAAGGAGGAGGCGCACGGCGCACCACTGGGGGAAGAAGAAGTGGCGCTGGCACGGCAAAAACTGGGCTGGCACCATCCGCCCTTTGAGATCCCCAAAGAGATTTATCACGCCTGGGATGCCCGCGAAAAAGGTGAAAAAGCCCAGCAGAGCTGGAATGAGAAGTTTGCCGCTTATAAAAAGGCCCATCCACAGCTGGCTGAAGAGTTTACTCGCCGAATGAGCGGTGGTCTGCCGAAGGACTGGGAGAAAACGACTCAGAAATATATCAATGAGTTGCAGGCGAATCCGGCGAAAATCGCTACCCGTAAAGCGTCGCAAAATACGCTTAACGCCTACGGCCCTATGCTGCCGGAGCTGCTCGGTGGTTCGGCGGATCTGGCCCCAAGTAATCTCACTATCTGGAAAGGTTCTGTGTCGCTGAAGGAAGATCTGGCGGGGAATTATATTCACTACGGGGTGCGTGAATTTGGTATGACCGCCATCGCCAACGGCATCGCGCACCACGGTGGCTTTGTGCCGTATACCGCGACGTTCCTGATGTTTGTTGAATACGCCCGTAACGCCGCGCGGATGGCGGCGCTGATGAAAGCGCGGCAGATTATGGTTTATACCCACGACTCGATTGGTCTGGGGGAAGATGGCCCGACACACCAGGCGGTTGAGCAACTGGCCAGTCTGCGCTTAACGCCGAATTTCAGCACCTGGCGACCGTGCGATCAGGTGGAAGCAGCGGTGGGCTGGAAGCTGGCGGTTGAGCGCCACAACGGGCCGACGGCGCTGATCCTCTCAAGGCAGAATCTGGCCCAGGTGGAACGTACGCCGGATCAGGTTAAAGAGATTGCTCGTGGTGGTTATGTGTTGAAAGACAGCGGAGGCAAGCCGGATATTATTTTGATTGCCACCGGTTCAGAGATGGAAATTACCCTGCAAGCGGCAGAGAAACTGGCGGGCGAAGGGCGTAATGTTCGCGTGGTTTCCCTGCCCTCGACCGATATTTTCGACGCCCAGGATGAGGAATATCGCGAGTCGGTGTTGCCTTCTAACGTTGCGGCCCGCGTGGCGGTAGAAGCGGGTATAGCCGATTACTGGTACAAATATGTTGGTTTGAAAGGGGCGATTGTCGGGATGACGGGTTACGGGGAGTCTGCTCCGGCGGATAAGCTGTTCCCGTTCTTTGGCTTTACCGCCGAGAATATTGTGGCAAAAGCGCATAAGGTGCTGGGAGTAAAAGGTGCCTGA
- the eutQ gene encoding ethanolamine utilization acetate kinase EutQ: protein MKKLITANDIREAHARGEQAMSVVLRASIITPEAREVADLLGFTITECDESTPVTSSVPASASADKTESQRIRETIIAQLPEGQFTESLVAQLMEKVMKEKQSLEQGAMQPSFKSVTGKGGIKVIDGSSVKFGRFDGAEPHCVGLTDLVTEDDGSSMAAGLMQWDNAFFPWTLNYDEIDMVLEGELHVRHEGETMIAKAGDVMFIPKGSSIEFGTTSSVKFLYVAWPANWQSL from the coding sequence GTGAAAAAACTCATCACAGCGAATGATATTCGTGAAGCACACGCGCGCGGCGAACAGGCAATGTCCGTGGTTCTGCGCGCCAGCATTATTACCCCCGAAGCGCGCGAAGTGGCGGATCTACTGGGTTTTACCATCACCGAGTGCGATGAATCGACGCCTGTAACGTCATCCGTTCCCGCCAGTGCATCAGCCGATAAAACCGAAAGCCAGCGCATCCGCGAAACCATCATTGCCCAGCTACCGGAAGGCCAGTTTACCGAAAGCCTGGTCGCGCAACTGATGGAAAAAGTGATGAAGGAAAAGCAGTCGCTGGAGCAGGGGGCAATGCAGCCGAGCTTCAAATCGGTGACGGGCAAAGGCGGCATCAAAGTTATTGATGGCAGCAGCGTGAAGTTTGGTCGTTTCGACGGCGCGGAGCCGCATTGCGTGGGCTTGACCGATCTTGTGACCGAAGACGACGGCAGCAGTATGGCCGCTGGTTTAATGCAGTGGGACAACGCCTTCTTCCCGTGGACCCTGAACTACGACGAAATCGACATGGTACTGGAAGGGGAACTGCATGTTCGCCACGAAGGCGAAACCATGATCGCCAAAGCGGGCGACGTGATGTTTATCCCGAAAGGATCCAGCATCGAATTTGGTACGACATCCAGCGTGAAATTCCTGTATGTCGCCTGGCCGGCTAACTGGCAATCCCTATGA
- the nudK gene encoding GDP-mannose pyrophosphatase NudK has protein sequence MTQQITLIKDKILSDNYFTLHNITYDLTRKDGEVIRHKREVYDRGNGATILLYNAKKKTVVLIRQFRVATWVNGNESGQLIETCAGLLDNDEPEVCIRKEAIEETGYEVGEVRKLFELYMSPGGVTELIHFFIAEYSDNQRANAGGGVEDEDIEVLELPFSQALEMIKTGEIRDGKTVLLLNYLQTSHLMD, from the coding sequence ATGACGCAACAAATCACCCTCATTAAAGACAAAATTCTCTCCGATAACTATTTCACTCTGCACAACATTACCTACGATCTTACCCGCAAAGATGGCGAAGTTATCCGCCATAAACGTGAAGTGTACGATCGCGGCAATGGTGCGACGATCCTCCTGTACAACGCGAAGAAAAAGACCGTGGTTCTGATTCGTCAGTTCCGTGTCGCTACCTGGGTTAATGGCAATGAAAGTGGGCAGCTGATTGAAACCTGCGCCGGGCTGCTGGATAACGACGAACCGGAAGTCTGTATTCGCAAAGAAGCGATTGAAGAGACGGGCTATGAAGTGGGCGAAGTGCGCAAATTATTTGAACTGTATATGTCGCCAGGCGGTGTGACTGAGCTAATCCACTTTTTTATCGCCGAATACAGTGACAATCAGCGCGCTAACGCCGGTGGCGGTGTCGAAGATGAAGATATTGAAGTGCTCGAGCTGCCGTTCAGCCAGGCGCTGGAGATGATCAAAACAGGCGAGATACGTGACGGTAAGACGGTGTTATTGCTTAACTATTTGCAAACGTCACATTTAATGGACTGA
- the eutT gene encoding ethanolamine utilization cob(I)yrinic acid a,c-diamide adenosyltransferase EutT: MKDFITEAWLRANHTLSEGAEIHLPADSRLTPSARELLESRHLRIKFIDEQGRLFVDDEQQQPQPVHGLTSSDEHPQACCELCRQPVAKKPDTLTHLSAEKMVAKSDPRLGFRAVLDSTIALTVWLQIELAEPWQPWLADIRSRLGNIMRADALNEPLAGQAIVGLSDEDLHRLSHQPLRYLDHDHLVPEASHGRDAALLNLLRTKVRETETVAAQVFITRSFEVLRPDILQALNRLSSTVYVMMILSVTKQPLTVKQIQLRLGETQ; the protein is encoded by the coding sequence ATGAAAGATTTCATCACCGAAGCATGGCTAAGAGCGAACCATACGCTCAGCGAAGGCGCAGAGATCCATCTCCCTGCGGACAGTCGCCTGACGCCCTCTGCCCGGGAGTTGCTGGAAAGCCGCCATCTGCGCATCAAGTTTATTGACGAGCAGGGCCGCCTGTTTGTTGACGATGAACAGCAGCAGCCGCAGCCCGTTCACGGGCTGACCAGTAGCGATGAGCATCCGCAGGCGTGCTGCGAACTGTGCCGCCAGCCGGTGGCAAAAAAGCCGGATACGCTGACTCATCTGTCGGCGGAAAAAATGGTTGCCAAAAGTGATCCACGCCTGGGTTTTCGCGCTGTTCTCGACAGCACCATTGCGCTGACAGTGTGGCTGCAAATTGAACTGGCGGAACCGTGGCAGCCGTGGCTGGCGGACATCCGTTCGCGTCTTGGCAACATTATGCGCGCCGATGCGTTGAATGAACCGCTCGCCGGGCAGGCGATTGTCGGGCTTTCTGACGAAGACCTGCATCGGCTTTCTCACCAGCCGCTGCGCTATCTCGACCACGATCATCTGGTGCCGGAAGCCAGCCACGGACGCGATGCGGCGTTGCTGAATCTGCTACGCACCAAAGTGCGGGAAACCGAAACCGTAGCGGCGCAGGTGTTTATCACCCGCAGTTTTGAAGTATTACGCCCGGACATCTTGCAGGCGCTGAACCGCCTTTCCAGCACGGTTTACGTGATGATGATCCTGAGCGTAACGAAGCAGCCGCTAACGGTGAAGCAGATCCAACTACGACTGGGGGAGACGCAATGA
- the eutP gene encoding ethanolamine utilization acetate kinase EutP, which produces MKRIAFVGSVGAGKTTLFNALQGDYTLARKTQAVEFNDNGDIDTPGEYFSHPRWYHALITTLQDVDMLIYVHGANDPESRLPAGLLDIGASKRQIAVISKTDMPDADVTATRQLLLETGFEEPIFALNSHDPQSVQQLVDYLASLTEQEEAGEKTHHSE; this is translated from the coding sequence ATGAAGCGAATTGCGTTTGTGGGTAGCGTCGGGGCAGGAAAAACAACGTTATTTAATGCGTTGCAGGGAGATTATACCCTCGCCAGAAAAACACAGGCCGTGGAATTTAATGATAATGGCGATATTGATACTCCGGGTGAATATTTTAGCCATCCCCGTTGGTATCACGCCTTAATAACCACGCTACAGGATGTGGACATGCTGATATATGTCCACGGCGCAAATGATCCAGAAAGCCGATTACCTGCCGGGCTGCTGGATATTGGCGCCAGTAAACGGCAAATCGCCGTCATCAGTAAAACGGACATGCCGGATGCTGACGTCACCGCAACGCGACAGTTATTGCTTGAGACTGGCTTTGAAGAGCCAATTTTCGCGCTAAACAGCCATGACCCGCAAAGCGTGCAGCAACTGGTGGATTATCTGGCATCTCTCACCGAACAGGAGGAAGCAGGTGAAAAAACTCATCACAGCGAATGA
- the maeB gene encoding NADP-dependent oxaloacetate-decarboxylating malate dehydrogenase, with protein MDEQLKQSALDFHEFPVPGKIQVSPTKPLATQRDLALAYSPGVAAPCLEIEKDPLKAYKYTARGNLVAVISNGTAVLGLGNIGALAGKPVMEGKGVLFKKFAGIDVFDIEVDELDPDKFIEVVAALEPTFGGINLEDIKAPECFYIEQKLRQRMNIPVFHDDQHGTAIISTAAILNGLRVVEKNISDVRMVVSGAGAAAIACMNLLVALGLQKHNIVVCDSKGVIYQGREPNMAETKAAYAVVDDGKRSLDDVIEGADIFLGCSGPKVLTQEMVKKMARAPMILALANPEPEILPPLAKEVRPDAIICTGRSDYPNQVNNVLCFPFIFRGALDVGATAINEEMKLAAVRAIAELAHAEQSEVVASAYGDQDLSFGPEYIIPKPFDPRLIVKIAPAVAKAAMESGVATRPIADFDAYIDKLTEFVYKTNLFMKPIFSQARKAPKRVVLPEGEEARVLHATQELVTLGLAKPILIGRPNVIEMRIQKLGLQIKAGVDFEIVNNESDPRFKEYWSEYFQIMKRRGVTQEQAQRALISNPTVIGAIMVQRGEADAMICGTVGDYHEHFSVVKNVFGYRDGVHTAGAMNALLLPSGNTFIADTYVNDDPDAEELAEITLMAAETVRRFGIEPRVALLSHSNFGSSDCPSSSKMRKALELVRERAPELMIDGEMHGDAALVEAIRNDRMPDSTLKGSANILVMPNMEAARISYNLLRVSSSEGVTVGPVLMGVAKPVHVLTPIASVRRIVNMVALAVVEAQTQPL; from the coding sequence ATGGATGAGCAGTTAAAACAAAGTGCACTTGATTTCCATGAATTTCCTGTACCAGGAAAAATCCAGGTTTCTCCGACCAAACCTCTGGCAACGCAGCGCGATCTGGCGCTGGCCTATTCACCGGGTGTCGCCGCGCCTTGTCTTGAAATCGAAAAAGATCCGTTAAAAGCCTACAAATATACCGCGCGCGGTAACCTGGTGGCAGTTATCTCTAACGGTACTGCAGTGCTGGGGTTGGGTAATATTGGCGCGCTGGCAGGTAAACCGGTGATGGAAGGTAAGGGCGTTCTGTTTAAGAAATTCGCCGGGATAGATGTGTTTGACATCGAAGTTGATGAACTCGACCCGGACAAATTTATCGAAGTGGTCGCCGCACTTGAACCGACCTTCGGCGGTATCAACCTCGAAGATATTAAAGCGCCAGAATGTTTCTATATTGAACAGAAACTGCGCCAGCGGATGAACATTCCGGTATTCCATGACGACCAACACGGGACGGCAATCATCAGCACCGCCGCCATTCTCAACGGATTACGCGTAGTAGAGAAAAATATCTCCGACGTACGGATGGTAGTTTCTGGTGCGGGCGCAGCGGCAATTGCCTGTATGAACCTGCTGGTGGCGCTGGGTCTGCAAAAACATAACATCGTGGTGTGCGACTCAAAAGGCGTTATTTATCAGGGGCGTGAGCCGAACATGGCGGAAACCAAAGCGGCTTACGCGGTGGTGGATGACGGCAAACGTAGCCTCGACGATGTGATTGAAGGCGCGGATATTTTCCTTGGTTGTTCCGGCCCGAAAGTGCTGACTCAGGAAATGGTGAAGAAAATGGCCCGCGCGCCGATGATCCTGGCGTTGGCGAACCCGGAACCGGAAATTCTGCCGCCACTGGCGAAAGAAGTGCGTCCGGATGCCATTATCTGTACCGGTCGTTCCGACTATCCGAACCAGGTTAACAACGTGCTTTGCTTCCCGTTCATCTTCCGTGGCGCGCTGGACGTTGGCGCAACCGCTATTAATGAAGAGATGAAACTGGCGGCGGTACGTGCGATTGCTGAACTGGCTCATGCGGAACAGAGCGAAGTGGTGGCTTCTGCGTATGGCGATCAGGATCTGAGCTTTGGCCCTGAATACATCATTCCAAAACCGTTTGATCCGCGCTTGATCGTTAAGATCGCCCCTGCGGTCGCCAAAGCAGCAATGGAGTCCGGCGTGGCGACGCGCCCGATTGCCGACTTTGACGCCTACATCGACAAACTGACCGAGTTCGTTTACAAAACCAACCTGTTTATGAAGCCGATCTTCTCCCAGGCTCGCAAAGCGCCGAAGCGCGTGGTGCTGCCGGAAGGTGAAGAGGCGCGCGTTTTGCACGCGACTCAGGAACTGGTAACGCTGGGACTGGCAAAACCGATCCTTATTGGTCGTCCGAACGTGATCGAAATGCGCATTCAGAAACTGGGCTTGCAGATCAAAGCGGGCGTTGATTTTGAGATCGTCAATAACGAATCCGATCCACGTTTTAAAGAGTACTGGAGCGAATACTTCCAGATCATGAAGCGCCGTGGTGTCACTCAGGAACAGGCACAACGTGCGCTGATCAGCAACCCGACGGTGATCGGTGCGATCATGGTTCAGCGTGGTGAAGCCGATGCGATGATCTGCGGAACGGTGGGCGATTATCACGAACACTTTAGCGTAGTGAAAAATGTCTTTGGTTATCGCGATGGCGTTCACACCGCAGGCGCAATGAACGCGCTGTTGCTGCCGAGTGGTAACACCTTTATTGCTGATACCTATGTTAATGATGACCCAGACGCAGAAGAGCTGGCGGAGATCACGCTGATGGCGGCAGAAACTGTCCGTCGTTTCGGTATTGAGCCGCGCGTTGCCTTACTGTCGCACTCTAACTTCGGTTCTTCTGACTGCCCGTCGTCGAGCAAAATGCGTAAAGCGCTGGAGCTAGTCAGGGAACGTGCGCCTGAGCTGATGATTGATGGCGAAATGCACGGTGATGCGGCGCTGGTAGAAGCGATTCGCAACGACCGTATGCCGGACAGTACCCTGAAAGGTTCCGCCAATATTCTGGTGATGCCGAACATGGAAGCTGCTCGTATTAGTTACAACTTACTGCGCGTTTCCAGCTCGGAAGGTGTCACCGTCGGCCCGGTACTGATGGGCGTGGCGAAACCGGTTCACGTGTTAACGCCGATCGCGTCAGTGCGTCGTATCGTCAACATGGTGGCGCTCGCCGTGGTTGAAGCCCAAACCCAGCCGCTGTAA
- the tal gene encoding transaldolase translates to MNELDGIKQFTTVVADSGDIESIRHYHPQDATTNPSLLLKAAGLSQYEHLIDDAIAWGKKNGKTQEQQVVAACDKLAVNFGTEILKIVPGRVSTEVDARLSFDKEKSIEKARHLVDLYQQQGVDKSRILIKLASTWEGIRAAEELEKEGINCNLTLLFSFAQARACAEAGVFLISPFVGRIYDWYQARKPLDPYVVEEDPGVKSVRNIYDYFKQHRYETIVMGASFRRTEQILALTGCDRLTIAPNLLKELQEKVSPVVRKLIPPSQTFPRPAPMSEAEFRWEHNQDAMAVEKLSEGIRLFAVDQRKLEDLLAAKF, encoded by the coding sequence ATGAACGAGTTAGACGGCATCAAACAGTTCACCACTGTCGTGGCAGACAGCGGTGATATTGAGTCCATTCGGCATTATCATCCCCAGGATGCCACCACCAATCCTTCGCTTTTACTCAAGGCTGCCGGTTTATCACAATATGAACATTTAATAGACGATGCTATTGCCTGGGGTAAAAAAAATGGCAAGACCCAGGAACAACAAGTCGTTGCGGCCTGCGACAAACTGGCAGTCAATTTCGGTACAGAAATTCTCAAAATCGTACCCGGTCGCGTGTCGACAGAAGTTGACGCACGCCTCTCTTTTGACAAAGAAAAGAGTATCGAAAAAGCGCGCCACCTGGTGGACTTGTATCAACAACAAGGCGTTGATAAATCACGAATTCTGATAAAACTGGCCTCAACCTGGGAAGGAATTCGCGCGGCAGAAGAACTGGAAAAAGAAGGCATTAATTGCAACCTGACGCTGCTGTTTTCCTTTGCTCAGGCACGGGCCTGTGCAGAAGCTGGCGTTTTTCTGATTTCGCCATTTGTCGGGCGTATTTATGACTGGTATCAGGCGCGCAAGCCGCTGGATCCGTATGTGGTGGAAGAAGATCCGGGCGTTAAGTCGGTGCGTAATATCTACGACTATTTCAAGCAGCACCGCTATGAAACCATTGTGATGGGCGCAAGTTTCCGCCGTACCGAGCAAATCCTCGCTTTAACCGGTTGCGATCGTCTGACTATCGCGCCGAACTTGCTGAAAGAGTTGCAGGAAAAAGTCTCGCCAGTCGTCCGCAAATTGATCCCGCCTTCTCAGACGTTCCCACGCCCTGCCCCCATGAGCGAAGCGGAGTTCCGTTGGGAGCACAATCAGGATGCGATGGCGGTAGAAAAACTGTCTGAAGGCATCCGCCTGTTCGCCGTTGATCAACGCAAACTGGAAGATCTTCTTGCCGCCAAATTCTAA
- a CDS encoding DUF1176 domain-containing protein, producing MRYRIFLLFFFALLPTSLAWAAPAQRAFSDWQVTCNNQNFCVARNTGEHNGLVMTLSRSAGAHTDAVLRIERGGLKSPDVSEGEIAPRLLLDGEPLALSGDKWRISPWLLVTDDTATITAFLQMIQEGKAITLRDGDQTISLNGLKAALLFIDAQQKRVGSETAWIKKGDEPPLSVPPAPALKEVAVVNPTPTPLSLEERNDLLDYGNWRMNGLRCSLDPLRREVSVTALTDDKALMMISCEAGAYNTIDLAWIVSRKKPLASRPVRLRLPFNNGQETNELELMNATFDEKTRELVTLAKGRGLSDCGIQARWRFDGQRFRLVRYAAEPTCDNWHGPDAWPTLWITR from the coding sequence ATGCGCTATCGCATTTTCCTTCTCTTTTTTTTCGCTTTGTTGCCGACGTCTTTGGCGTGGGCGGCACCAGCGCAACGGGCGTTTTCCGACTGGCAGGTCACTTGTAATAACCAAAACTTCTGCGTGGCGCGCAATACTGGCGAACATAATGGACTGGTGATGACCCTGAGCCGCAGCGCCGGGGCGCATACCGACGCCGTTTTACGTATTGAGCGCGGCGGGTTGAAATCACCGGATGTGTCGGAAGGGGAAATAGCGCCACGGCTGCTGTTAGATGGCGAGCCGCTGGCGTTAAGTGGTGACAAGTGGCGGATTTCACCATGGTTATTAGTAACCGATGATACGGCAACCATTACCGCGTTTTTGCAGATGATTCAGGAAGGGAAGGCAATCACCTTACGCGATGGCGATCAGACCATTTCTTTGAATGGCTTAAAAGCGGCGTTGTTGTTTATTGATGCCCAGCAAAAGCGCGTTGGCAGTGAAACCGCGTGGATAAAGAAAGGGGACGAACCGCCGCTCAGCGTACCGCCCGCGCCTGCGCTGAAAGAGGTCGCGGTGGTTAACCCAACGCCGACGCCACTCTCACTCGAAGAACGTAACGATTTGCTGGATTATGGTAACTGGCGGATGAATGGTCTGCGCTGCTCGCTTGATCCGTTGCGTCGTGAAGTGAGCGTTACGGCACTGACCGATGATAAAGCGCTGATGATGATTAGCTGTGAGGCAGGAGCCTATAACACCATTGATTTGGCATGGATTGTATCGCGTAAAAAGCCACTGGCCTCGCGCCCGGTACGGTTACGTTTGCCGTTCAACAACGGTCAGGAGACGAATGAACTGGAACTGATGAACGCAACATTCGATGAAAAAACGCGTGAACTGGTGACCTTAGCGAAAGGTCGCGGATTAAGCGATTGTGGCATTCAGGCGCGCTGGCGTTTTGACGGCCAGCGTTTTCGCCTGGTTCGTTACGCCGCAGAACCGACCTGCGATAACTGGCATGGGCCAGACGCCTGGCCCACGTTGTGGATCACCCGTTAA